The window ACGCATCGCGATTACAGAAATTTCAACATTTACATCCTTTGGCAGACGAGATACCTGAACCGTTTCCCGTGCAGGAAAATCGCTTTTGAAAAACTGCCCATAGACTTCATTGACATGAGAAAAATTTCCCATGTCAGTTAGGAAAATGGTTGTTTTCACCACATTTGAAAAATCCATTCCCGCAGCTTTCAGGATTTCCCCGATGTTGAGCATCACCTGGTTAGCCTCACGAATAATGTTGATGGTGACCAGTTGTCCGGTTGCTGGATCGATGGCGATTTGTCCGGATACAAACAACATATTGCCGTTTTCTACAGCCTGATTATAAGGTCCGATTGGAGCCGGAGCAGAATCGGTGCGAATGATTTTTTTCATTGTACTTTTGGATCAATTTCCCCAAAGCAACAAACAAAAAAAAGATTATCCAAACATGCGCATTCTTCTTCTGGATAATTATGATTCTTTCACCTATAACCTCCTGCATTTGCTTGAGCAGGTGGATGGTGTGGAAGTGGATGTGATTCGAAATGATGAACTGATTCCGGAAGAAGCCGCTAAATACGAAGCAATTATTTTATCACCCGGACCAGGACTGCCATCAGAAGCAGGCAGAATGCCTGAACTGATCCGGAAATTTGCCCCACAAAAAAAGATTCTGGGTGTATGTCTTGGCCACCAGGCAATTGCTGAATATTGCCAGGCGACACTGGAAAATCTGGAGCAGGTTCTGCACGGAGTTAGTACGATTACTACTGTACAAGTTCCGGATGATCCGCTCTTTCGTAACATACCTGGGACTTTTCGGACCGGACATTATCACAGCTGGGTAGTATCATCGAAAAACTTACCTCAAAACATAGTCCCACTTGCTTTTGATGAGAAGGGTAACATTATGGCTATCAGGCTGCTGAATCTGCCGGTTTGGGGTATTCAATTCCATCCCGAGTCAATTCTTACAGATTATGGAAAGCAGTTGATTGTCAACTGGCTGGAAGCCTGAGCTAAACTGAACATTTTAGACCTTTTCCCGTATCTATTTGAGAAATTTTCTCTTCAAATATGATAGTGATAAAGTTTGGCGGAACATCCGTCGCCACAGCGAAGCGCATTGAAAGCATCGCCACCATAATTTCTTCTTTGCAAAAAAAACACGGCAGGGTAGCGGCAGTGTTTTCCGCTTTTGGCGGAGTGACGGATGATCTCATCCGTATGAGCAAATTAGCCGCTTCACAGGATGAGGATTACATTGAAGCCTTTAATAAAATCCGGCACCGACATCAGCAGGCGATAGCTGAATTGGGTTTGAAGAAAGACAAAGCTCTCCATGATTTCATGGAAGAGACTTTTGCCGAGTTACACGATATTCTGCACGGTGTGTTTCTGGTGAGAGAATTATCGTCAAGAACGCTGGATTTTATCAGTGGT of the Bacteroidota bacterium genome contains:
- a CDS encoding RidA family protein; protein product: MKKIIRTDSAPAPIGPYNQAVENGNMLFVSGQIAIDPATGQLVTINIIREANQVMLNIGEILKAAGMDFSNVVKTTIFLTDMGNFSHVNEVYGQFFKSDFPARETVQVSRLPKDVNVEISVIAMR
- a CDS encoding aminodeoxychorismate/anthranilate synthase component II produces the protein MRILLLDNYDSFTYNLLHLLEQVDGVEVDVIRNDELIPEEAAKYEAIILSPGPGLPSEAGRMPELIRKFAPQKKILGVCLGHQAIAEYCQATLENLEQVLHGVSTITTVQVPDDPLFRNIPGTFRTGHYHSWVVSSKNLPQNIVPLAFDEKGNIMAIRLLNLPVWGIQFHPESILTDYGKQLIVNWLEA